A window of Thermus antranikianii DSM 12462 contains these coding sequences:
- a CDS encoding acyl-CoA mutase large subunit family protein yields the protein MRKKHDWLRETYQKSLEKMPERPVAHRTLSDIAPEPLYTPEDIGVLDPEYEEKRGYPGEYPYTRGVYGSMYRSKLWTMRMFAGFGTAEQTNERFKKLLKAGQTGLSVAFDLPTLMGYDSDHPLSKGEVGKCGVAVSSLADMEILFDGINLEEVTTSMTINSPANAIWAMYLAVAKKKGYDWKKLGGTIQNDILKEFIAQKEFIFPPEPSVKLVIDTFEWGPKNVPKWNFISVSGYHIREAGSTAVQELAWTLADGFEYVEAALKRGLDIDEFAPRISFFFDVHNDFFEEIAKFRAARRIWAREMRYRYGAKNPQSWMLRTHAQTAGVSLTAQQPLNNIARVAIQALAAVLGGTNSLHTDAYDEALALPTEESATIALRTQQIIAYESGVTHTIDPLAGSYYVEWLTDEMERQAMAIIEEIRRMGGVVRAIEEGYFLRELAEASYRYQQEVERKERIIVGVNAFTDEIPLKVPIQLVDPEVERVQAERLARVRRERDPKRVEEALAGLRRAAVEGQNTMPHFVECALAYCTLGEMMDVLREVYGTYQEPAYV from the coding sequence ATGCGCAAGAAGCACGACTGGCTCAGGGAAACCTACCAGAAGAGCCTGGAGAAGATGCCCGAAAGGCCTGTGGCCCACCGCACCCTTTCGGACATCGCCCCAGAACCCCTTTACACCCCAGAGGACATCGGGGTCCTGGACCCGGAGTACGAGGAAAAGCGGGGCTACCCGGGGGAGTACCCCTATACCCGCGGGGTCTACGGCTCCATGTACCGGTCCAAGCTCTGGACCATGCGCATGTTCGCCGGCTTTGGCACCGCCGAGCAGACCAACGAGCGGTTCAAGAAACTCTTAAAGGCGGGCCAGACTGGCCTCAGCGTGGCCTTTGACCTGCCCACCCTCATGGGCTACGACTCCGATCACCCCCTTTCCAAGGGGGAGGTGGGCAAGTGCGGGGTGGCGGTCTCCAGCCTGGCGGACATGGAGATCCTCTTCGATGGGATCAACCTCGAGGAGGTCACCACCTCCATGACCATCAACAGCCCCGCCAACGCCATCTGGGCCATGTACTTGGCGGTGGCCAAAAAGAAGGGGTACGACTGGAAGAAGCTTGGGGGCACCATCCAAAACGACATCCTCAAGGAGTTCATCGCCCAGAAGGAGTTCATCTTCCCCCCCGAACCCAGCGTGAAGCTGGTCATCGACACCTTTGAGTGGGGGCCCAAGAACGTCCCCAAGTGGAACTTCATCTCCGTATCCGGCTACCACATCCGGGAAGCGGGTTCCACCGCCGTGCAGGAGCTGGCCTGGACCCTGGCCGACGGGTTTGAGTACGTGGAGGCCGCCCTGAAGCGGGGCCTGGACATCGATGAGTTCGCCCCCAGGATCAGCTTCTTCTTCGACGTCCACAACGACTTCTTTGAGGAGATCGCCAAATTCCGAGCCGCCCGGCGCATCTGGGCTAGGGAAATGCGCTACCGCTACGGGGCCAAGAACCCCCAAAGCTGGATGCTCCGAACCCATGCCCAAACCGCCGGGGTGTCCCTCACCGCCCAGCAACCCCTCAACAACATCGCCCGGGTGGCCATCCAGGCCCTGGCTGCCGTTTTGGGGGGTACCAACAGCCTCCACACCGACGCCTACGACGAAGCCCTGGCCCTGCCCACGGAGGAATCCGCCACCATCGCCCTCAGGACCCAGCAGATCATCGCTTACGAAAGCGGGGTCACCCACACCATCGACCCCCTGGCGGGGAGCTACTACGTGGAGTGGCTCACCGACGAGATGGAGCGCCAGGCCATGGCCATCATCGAGGAGATCCGGCGCATGGGGGGCGTGGTGCGGGCCATCGAGGAGGGCTACTTCCTGCGGGAGCTGGCCGAGGCCAGCTACCGCTACCAGCAGGAGGTGGAGCGTAAGGAGAGGATCATCGTGGGGGTGAACGCCTTCACCGACGAGATCCCCTTGAAGGTCCCCATCCAGTTGGTGGACCCCGAGGTGGAGCGGGTCCAGGCGGAGCGCCTGGCCCGGGTACGCCGGGAACGGGACCCCAAGCGGGTGGAGGAGGCCCTTGCGGGCCTAAGGCGGGCTGCGGTGGAAGGGCAGAACACCATGCCCCACTTCGTGGAGTGCGCCCTGGCCTACTGCACCCTGGGGGAGATGATGGACGTCTTGCGGGAGGTCTACGGCACCTACCAGGAGCCAGCTTACGTTTAG
- a CDS encoding cation diffusion facilitator family transporter, giving the protein MAERAARLSLLVALWVLGLKALAYLLTGSVALLSDALESTVNVAAAFLALFAIRFAQRPPDETHPFGHTKAEYFSAVLEGVLVVLAAFLIAKESIPRLLHPRPLGDLGPGLLVSLLASLINGLLAWYLLRQGRRLRSPALTADGYHVLSDVLTSVGVLAGVGLAWATGLWVLDPLLALLVAGNILLMGFRLVRQSVGGLMDEGLSPAEVGRIRKTIAEALGGRALEVHDLKTRKAGNRAFLEFHLVVPGSMTVEEAHRLCDELERALEETFPGLAVTIHVEPESERKR; this is encoded by the coding sequence GTGGCGGAAAGGGCTGCCCGCCTCAGCCTCCTGGTGGCCCTATGGGTCCTGGGGTTAAAGGCCTTGGCCTACCTCCTCACCGGCTCGGTGGCCCTTCTCTCCGACGCCCTCGAGTCCACGGTGAACGTGGCTGCAGCCTTCTTGGCCCTCTTTGCCATCCGCTTCGCCCAACGCCCTCCCGACGAAACCCATCCCTTCGGCCACACCAAGGCCGAGTACTTCTCCGCGGTGCTGGAGGGAGTCCTGGTGGTACTGGCCGCCTTTCTCATCGCCAAGGAATCCATCCCCCGCCTCCTTCATCCCAGGCCCCTAGGGGACCTGGGACCGGGCCTCTTGGTCAGCCTCCTGGCTTCCCTGATCAACGGCCTTCTCGCCTGGTATCTCCTCCGCCAGGGAAGGCGCTTGCGCTCCCCTGCCCTCACCGCCGACGGCTACCACGTGCTTTCCGACGTGCTCACCTCCGTGGGGGTTCTCGCCGGGGTGGGCCTTGCCTGGGCCACGGGGTTATGGGTGCTGGATCCCTTGCTGGCCCTTTTGGTGGCGGGGAACATCCTCCTCATGGGCTTCCGCCTGGTGCGCCAGTCCGTGGGAGGGCTCATGGATGAGGGGCTCTCCCCAGCGGAGGTGGGCCGGATCCGAAAAACCATCGCCGAGGCCTTGGGGGGAAGGGCCCTCGAGGTCCACGACCTCAAAACCCGCAAAGCGGGAAACCGGGCCTTTTTGGAATTCCACCTGGTGGTGCCGGGGTCCATGACCGTGGAGGAAGCCCACCGGCTCTGCGACGAGCTGGAAAGGGCTTTGGAGGAAACTTTCCCCGGGCTTGCCGTCACCATCCACGTGGAGCCGGAAAGCGAGCGGAAGCGCTAA
- the lysS gene encoding lysine--tRNA ligase, with product MNEQTRQRLLNLEALAEAGFQPYPYRYPKTHSAKEILVSKQGAPPESEWEEEVALAGRIVALRRMGKVTFAHLLDESGKIQLYFQKDLTPSYDLLKKLDVGDILGVKGTVFTTKTGEVTVKVLSWTPLVKSLHPLPDKWHGIKDKEVRYRQRYLDLIVNPEVREVFRRRTAMVRYIRRFFEERGFLEVETPILQATTGGAEARPFKTYHNALDHEFYLRISLELYLKRLLVGGFEKVFEIGRNFRNEGIDHNHNPEFTMLEAYWAYADYQDMAKLVEELLSGLVLHLFGSYQVPYQGRVLDFTPPFKRISFVEALKEKAGLPFDPLDLERLRIFADAHHPELAHVPSYKLLDKLFSIYVEPELQNPTFVFDFPLVISPLAKRHREKPGLTERWDLYAGGMELAPAYSELNDPLDQRERFLEQARRRREGDEEAPEPDEDFLLALEYGMPPAAGLGLGLDRLAMILTDQPSLRDVLLFPLLKPKRELVEEEA from the coding sequence ATGAACGAGCAGACGCGGCAACGCCTACTCAACCTGGAAGCCCTGGCGGAGGCGGGCTTTCAACCCTATCCCTACCGCTACCCCAAAACCCATAGCGCCAAGGAGATCCTCGTCTCCAAGCAGGGAGCCCCCCCGGAAAGCGAGTGGGAGGAAGAGGTAGCCCTGGCCGGGCGCATCGTGGCCTTAAGGCGCATGGGGAAGGTCACCTTCGCCCACCTCCTGGACGAAAGCGGCAAGATCCAGCTCTATTTCCAAAAGGACCTCACCCCGAGCTACGATCTTTTGAAGAAGCTGGACGTGGGGGACATCCTAGGGGTCAAGGGCACGGTCTTCACCACCAAAACCGGGGAGGTCACGGTGAAGGTCCTCTCCTGGACCCCCCTGGTGAAAAGCCTCCACCCTCTCCCCGACAAGTGGCACGGCATCAAGGACAAGGAGGTGCGCTACCGGCAGCGCTATCTGGACCTCATCGTAAACCCTGAGGTGCGGGAGGTCTTTCGGCGGCGCACCGCCATGGTGCGCTATATCCGCCGCTTTTTTGAGGAGCGGGGGTTTTTGGAGGTGGAAACCCCCATCCTCCAGGCCACCACTGGCGGAGCGGAGGCCAGGCCCTTCAAGACCTACCACAACGCCCTGGACCACGAGTTTTACCTAAGGATCTCCCTGGAGCTTTACCTGAAGCGCCTTCTCGTGGGCGGGTTTGAAAAGGTGTTCGAGATCGGGCGGAACTTCCGCAACGAGGGCATCGACCACAACCACAACCCCGAGTTCACCATGCTGGAGGCCTATTGGGCCTACGCCGACTACCAGGACATGGCTAAGCTGGTGGAGGAACTCCTTTCCGGCCTGGTCCTCCACCTCTTCGGCAGCTACCAGGTCCCCTACCAGGGGCGGGTGCTGGACTTTACCCCACCCTTTAAACGCATCTCCTTCGTGGAGGCTTTGAAGGAAAAGGCCGGCCTGCCCTTTGATCCCTTGGACCTAGAAAGGCTTAGGATCTTCGCCGACGCCCACCATCCCGAACTTGCCCATGTCCCCAGCTACAAGCTTCTGGACAAGCTTTTCAGCATTTACGTGGAGCCTGAACTCCAGAACCCCACCTTCGTCTTCGACTTCCCCCTGGTCATCAGCCCTCTGGCCAAGCGGCACCGGGAAAAGCCTGGGCTCACGGAGCGCTGGGACCTCTATGCGGGCGGGATGGAACTCGCCCCCGCCTACTCCGAGCTCAACGATCCCCTGGACCAGAGGGAACGCTTTTTAGAACAGGCCAGGCGCAGACGGGAAGGGGACGAGGAGGCCCCCGAGCCCGACGAGGACTTCTTGTTGGCCCTGGAGTACGGCATGCCCCCAGCGGCGGGGCTCGGCCTGGGCCTGGACCGCCTGGCCATGATCCTCACCGACCAGCCCTCCTTAAGGGACGTCCTCCTCTTCCCCTTGCTCAAGCCCAAGCGGGAGCTGGTGGAGGAAGAAGCCTAG
- a CDS encoding GreA/GreB family elongation factor, whose protein sequence is MAREVKLTKAGYERLMQQLLQERERLQEATRILQELMESSDDYDDSGLEAAKQEKARIEARIDSLEDILSRAVIIEGAATEVIGLGSVVELEDPVTGERLEVQVVSPAEASVLETPMKISDASPMGRALLGHREGDVLSLETPKGKKEFRVVSVRG, encoded by the coding sequence ATGGCGCGCGAGGTGAAGCTAACCAAAGCCGGTTACGAGCGGCTCATGCAGCAACTTCTGCAGGAAAGGGAACGCCTGCAAGAAGCCACCCGCATCCTGCAGGAACTCATGGAGTCCTCCGACGACTACGACGATTCGGGGCTGGAGGCGGCCAAACAGGAAAAGGCCCGCATCGAGGCCCGGATCGACAGCCTCGAGGACATCCTCTCCCGGGCGGTGATCATAGAAGGGGCCGCCACCGAGGTCATCGGCCTAGGCTCGGTGGTGGAGCTGGAAGACCCTGTCACCGGCGAGCGCCTGGAGGTGCAGGTGGTCTCCCCTGCTGAGGCCAGCGTCCTGGAGACCCCCATGAAGATCTCCGATGCCTCCCCCATGGGCAGAGCCCTCCTGGGCCACAGGGAAGGGGATGTGCTCAGCCTGGAAACCCCCAAGGGCAAGAAGGAGTTCCGGGTGGTTTCGGTGCGCGGCTAA
- a CDS encoding copper resistance protein CopC: MGVGLGQQAVAACLLLVAWIVGVPAWAHSALERSIPADGDVLTKPPRQLELFFATPVYLTQGGLTLKDQQGTVHPTLLGAPVAAEGGRRYIIPLRETLPDGTYTLTLRALARDGDPLTAELRFAVRELPAAPRTPTTFGLAASEPADGTLLPSPPPRVVLRFTQPVQRVLGALVLDDRQQPVAGENAHVDPADPTVLVIPLDRPLRAGSYKVIAYVFAADGVPANPVLYFAVERVTPFPPPAPVPFAWTGVLALPETWLRALMLSTLLVLAGGSAFVAWWAPPSGAKGRWRVVVRATAVLGILAAAGLLTLRAHSLGGSILELLRLPVGGIPLLQAALMMASAAVSQERVRAGAAALALALHPLTGHPALPGVGGPATLATAVLHLLAAATWLGGVVALLALCPRHEPADWLRTAAQRFAPFALLALIVLVGTGLGLAADLSGSWQGFWASDWGRVVRTKAAVLLAIAFLGAAQRRRVARRSALGTSFLARLWLELGLGLSAVLLGTALGTLNPVAGVFPTRIVQNGITARLTVWPLAVGHNMLTVRLEPDPAARRVTLRFFMPPDFRMESTAFHVGPGTYAVVGNQLHGPGRIDVTVRVEQADGTVLAFPFRVEVPLPGR, translated from the coding sequence ATGGGTGTGGGTCTCGGGCAGCAAGCGGTGGCGGCCTGCCTCCTCCTGGTTGCCTGGATCGTAGGGGTGCCCGCGTGGGCCCATTCCGCACTGGAACGTAGCATACCCGCTGACGGGGACGTCCTGACTAAGCCGCCGCGGCAGCTGGAGCTGTTCTTCGCTACACCCGTCTACCTTACCCAGGGAGGATTGACCCTGAAGGACCAGCAGGGCACGGTCCACCCCACCCTGCTGGGTGCCCCTGTGGCCGCAGAGGGTGGGCGCCGTTACATAATCCCCCTCCGGGAAACACTCCCGGACGGGACGTATACCCTCACCCTGCGCGCCCTGGCTCGGGACGGGGATCCCCTGACCGCGGAACTGCGGTTTGCCGTGCGCGAGCTGCCGGCTGCGCCCCGCACGCCGACGACGTTCGGGCTTGCCGCGAGCGAACCAGCCGACGGCACATTGCTGCCCTCACCGCCCCCCCGCGTCGTCCTGCGCTTCACCCAGCCCGTGCAGCGCGTGTTGGGCGCGCTGGTGCTGGACGACCGTCAGCAGCCCGTGGCCGGCGAGAACGCCCACGTGGACCCTGCTGATCCCACCGTGCTGGTGATTCCCCTGGACCGCCCCCTGCGGGCGGGGAGCTACAAAGTGATCGCCTACGTCTTTGCCGCGGACGGTGTTCCAGCCAATCCCGTCCTGTACTTCGCCGTCGAACGCGTCACGCCCTTCCCGCCGCCTGCCCCGGTTCCCTTCGCGTGGACTGGCGTCCTGGCGCTCCCCGAGACGTGGCTACGGGCGCTGATGCTGTCCACCCTGCTGGTGCTGGCAGGCGGAAGCGCCTTCGTGGCCTGGTGGGCGCCGCCCTCCGGGGCGAAGGGGCGATGGCGTGTCGTGGTCCGCGCCACGGCGGTGCTGGGCATCCTAGCTGCGGCAGGCTTGCTGACGCTGCGGGCTCACTCACTGGGAGGCAGCATCCTCGAACTCCTACGCCTGCCCGTAGGCGGCATACCCCTGCTGCAGGCCGCACTCATGATGGCGTCGGCAGCCGTGTCACAGGAGCGGGTACGGGCCGGGGCGGCCGCCCTCGCCCTGGCCTTGCATCCCCTGACGGGCCACCCGGCGCTACCCGGCGTAGGCGGCCCAGCCACGCTCGCCACAGCCGTCCTGCACTTGCTGGCGGCCGCAACCTGGCTCGGCGGGGTGGTGGCGCTCCTGGCCCTCTGTCCGCGCCACGAGCCGGCAGACTGGCTGCGAACCGCTGCCCAGCGGTTCGCTCCCTTCGCACTACTCGCCTTGATCGTGCTGGTTGGAACCGGCTTAGGCCTGGCAGCGGATCTCTCCGGCTCGTGGCAGGGGTTCTGGGCCAGCGACTGGGGGCGGGTGGTACGGACCAAGGCCGCCGTGCTGCTGGCCATCGCCTTCCTCGGCGCGGCACAACGGCGCCGGGTGGCCCGCCGGAGCGCGTTGGGAACATCCTTCCTCGCCCGGCTGTGGTTGGAACTAGGGCTTGGGCTTAGCGCTGTGCTCTTAGGCACCGCCTTAGGCACACTCAACCCCGTGGCGGGCGTCTTCCCCACACGCATCGTGCAAAACGGGATCACGGCCCGGTTGACGGTGTGGCCGCTGGCGGTGGGCCACAACATGCTCACGGTCCGGCTCGAGCCGGACCCTGCTGCACGCCGCGTAACCCTGCGCTTCTTTATGCCACCCGATTTCCGCATGGAATCCACGGCCTTTCACGTCGGCCCCGGAACGTACGCGGTGGTGGGCAACCAGCTACACGGGCCCGGGCGCATCGACGTGACGGTACGGGTGGAGCAGGCCGATGGAACCGTGTTGGCCTTCCCGTTCCGGGTCGAGGTGCCCCTGCCGGGTCGCTAA
- a CDS encoding diacylglycerol kinase family protein — translation MGGLPPRPREDSRPLKGVWRSLGYAWEGVLYAWRVQRNFRLEAYLALLALGLALWLEVDPVPVLLVSALVLSLELMNTALEALADLVSPVFHPLVKRAKDTAAAAVLLASFFALLVGLYLLLPPLLRRFGLS, via the coding sequence TTGGGAGGGCTTCCGCCGCGTCCAAGAGAGGATTCTCGCCCTTTAAAGGGCGTTTGGCGTTCCCTGGGATATGCCTGGGAGGGCGTTCTCTACGCCTGGCGGGTGCAACGGAACTTCCGCCTCGAGGCCTACTTGGCCCTTTTGGCCCTTGGGCTTGCCCTTTGGCTGGAAGTTGACCCGGTGCCGGTGCTGCTCGTTAGCGCCCTGGTGCTTTCCCTGGAACTCATGAACACCGCCCTCGAGGCCCTGGCCGACCTGGTAAGCCCGGTATTCCATCCCCTGGTCAAGCGGGCCAAGGACACGGCGGCAGCGGCGGTGCTTTTGGCGAGCTTCTTCGCCCTCCTCGTGGGCCTCTACCTTCTCCTGCCTCCCCTCCTCAGACGGTTTGGGCTAAGCTAG
- the ybeY gene encoding rRNA maturation RNase YbeY encodes MVEIVANKRPPRGLIPRLRRALSALMKELGVGDKAVTVILTGDRRIRALKREWWGEDEATDVLSFPHYEPGDPFVPPHLGDIWISLDTAKRQAEERGVPLEEEVLVLAAHGLWHLLGHDHQQEEDWEGFRRVQERILAL; translated from the coding sequence GTGGTGGAGATCGTAGCCAATAAGCGTCCGCCAAGGGGCCTCATCCCCAGGCTCCGCCGGGCCCTTTCCGCCTTAATGAAGGAACTGGGCGTGGGAGACAAGGCCGTCACGGTCATCCTCACCGGGGACCGCAGGATCAGGGCCCTAAAGCGGGAGTGGTGGGGGGAGGATGAGGCCACGGATGTCCTTTCCTTTCCCCACTACGAACCCGGGGATCCCTTCGTACCCCCCCACCTGGGGGACATCTGGATCAGCCTGGACACCGCCAAGAGGCAGGCGGAGGAAAGAGGGGTTCCCCTCGAGGAGGAGGTGCTTGTCCTGGCAGCCCATGGGCTATGGCACCTTCTCGGCCACGACCATCAACAGGAGGAGGATTGGGAGGGCTTCCGCCGCGTCCAAGAGAGGATTCTCGCCCTTTAA
- a CDS encoding PhoH family protein has product MARNPEEAQRLVIPLKPEETLAFLGQADRNLKKLRSLFREAFGDRLKLIMRGNQVELEGDQEAVEVAERAVRDLLALLRQGAELDQPTLEQSVALALQGEGLYQATTPETELALPGRLRPKTPGQRRYVEAIAHHDITFGVGPAGTGKTYLAVAMAVSHLRAKRVKRIILTRPAVEAGEKLGFLPGDIQAKVDPYLRPLYDALFDMIDAERFEQYLQSGIIEVAPLAFMRGRTLNDAFIILDEAQNTTPEQMKMFLTRMGFSSKMVITGDITQIDLPKHQKSGLVEAIHILKGIEGIAFVYFKESDVVRHPLVARIIKAYEEAERGGDRSQ; this is encoded by the coding sequence ATGGCACGAAATCCTGAAGAAGCCCAAAGGCTGGTGATCCCCCTAAAACCCGAGGAAACCCTGGCCTTTTTAGGCCAGGCAGACCGAAACCTGAAGAAGCTCCGTTCCCTTTTCCGGGAGGCCTTCGGCGACCGGCTCAAGCTCATCATGCGGGGCAACCAGGTGGAGCTGGAGGGTGACCAGGAAGCGGTGGAGGTGGCCGAGCGGGCCGTGCGGGACCTCTTGGCCCTCCTCAGGCAAGGAGCGGAGCTGGACCAGCCCACCCTGGAACAATCCGTGGCCTTGGCCTTGCAAGGGGAGGGTCTGTACCAGGCCACCACCCCGGAAACCGAGCTCGCGCTACCAGGCCGTCTCAGGCCCAAAACCCCCGGGCAAAGGCGGTACGTGGAGGCCATCGCCCACCATGACATCACCTTCGGGGTGGGCCCTGCGGGAACCGGCAAGACCTATTTGGCGGTGGCCATGGCGGTGAGCCACCTCCGGGCCAAAAGGGTTAAGCGCATCATCCTCACCCGGCCAGCGGTGGAGGCCGGGGAAAAGCTGGGGTTTTTGCCAGGAGACATCCAGGCCAAGGTGGACCCTTATCTCCGCCCCCTTTACGATGCCCTCTTTGACATGATCGACGCCGAGCGCTTTGAGCAGTACCTTCAGTCCGGCATCATTGAGGTGGCCCCCCTGGCCTTCATGCGGGGCCGCACCCTCAACGATGCCTTCATCATCCTGGACGAGGCCCAAAACACCACCCCGGAGCAGATGAAGATGTTCCTCACCCGCATGGGCTTCTCCTCCAAGATGGTCATCACCGGGGACATCACCCAAATCGACCTCCCCAAGCACCAAAAGTCGGGGCTGGTGGAGGCCATCCACATCCTCAAGGGCATTGAGGGCATCGCCTTCGTGTACTTCAAGGAGTCCGACGTGGTGCGTCATCCCTTGGTGGCCCGCATCATCAAGGCCTACGAGGAAGCCGAGCGTGGTGGAGATCGTAGCCAATAA